In Bacteroidales bacterium, a genomic segment contains:
- a CDS encoding pyridoxal-dependent decarboxylase encodes MYSPEEFRKEAHKLVDWIADYYTEIEKYPVKAAIKPGSVFAQIPAAPPEAPEEMDAIFKDFQDIILPGITHWQNPSFFAYFPANSSFPSLLGDFLSSALGAQCMKWETSPSATELEEAVMIWLRKMTGLPDSFTGVIQDTASTSTLAAIISARERATGFAVNNNGMTSVMRVYCSSEAHSSVEKAVKIAGIGKNNLVKIQTDDQFRMNPAELEKAITGDLKRGLLPVCVVAAIGTTGSTAVDPLQDIAEICSKHRVWLHVDAAFAGSALLLPEYRWIIKGVEKADSLVFNPHKWLFTNFDCSAYFVKDVETLIDTFKLIPEYLRTQIPEHVNDYSNWGIQLGRRFRALKLWFVIRSFGIKGLQNRLREQLSIASELKSWIEQSPEFEILAPVHFNLVCFRFHPAGIDGLDELNRINEKLMLEVNKTGKMYITHTKLNGIFTLRMITAQTNVQHHHVKNGWDLIVEKSKSVLN; translated from the coding sequence ATGTATTCACCCGAAGAATTCAGAAAGGAAGCACATAAGCTGGTCGACTGGATTGCCGATTATTATACTGAAATCGAAAAATATCCTGTGAAGGCCGCCATAAAGCCGGGATCAGTGTTTGCACAGATTCCTGCGGCACCTCCGGAAGCTCCCGAAGAAATGGATGCTATTTTCAAAGACTTTCAGGATATCATTTTACCCGGGATCACTCACTGGCAGAACCCTTCGTTCTTTGCATACTTTCCGGCAAACAGCAGTTTTCCGTCTCTCCTCGGTGACTTTTTATCCTCAGCGCTGGGAGCACAGTGCATGAAATGGGAGACATCACCTTCCGCTACCGAGCTTGAAGAAGCCGTCATGATCTGGCTCAGGAAAATGACAGGGCTTCCTGATTCGTTCACCGGTGTTATACAGGACACAGCTTCTACATCAACACTTGCAGCCATTATATCGGCGAGGGAACGGGCGACAGGTTTTGCCGTTAACAACAACGGAATGACGTCGGTTATGCGAGTGTACTGTTCATCCGAGGCTCATTCTTCAGTTGAAAAGGCAGTTAAAATAGCAGGTATCGGTAAAAACAATCTCGTGAAAATTCAAACAGACGATCAGTTCAGAATGAACCCGGCAGAACTTGAAAAAGCAATTACCGGTGATCTGAAAAGGGGTTTGTTGCCTGTTTGCGTTGTGGCTGCTATTGGTACTACCGGATCTACAGCAGTGGATCCCCTTCAGGATATCGCTGAAATATGCTCAAAACACAGGGTCTGGCTCCATGTTGACGCCGCGTTTGCAGGTTCAGCCCTTTTGCTGCCTGAATACAGGTGGATTATTAAAGGTGTTGAAAAGGCCGATAGTCTCGTATTCAACCCTCATAAATGGCTGTTCACGAATTTCGATTGTTCGGCCTATTTCGTGAAGGATGTGGAAACGCTGATTGATACCTTCAAACTCATACCGGAATATCTCAGGACCCAGATCCCGGAACATGTAAATGATTATTCCAACTGGGGAATACAATTGGGAAGGCGATTCAGGGCGCTAAAGCTCTGGTTTGTAATTCGTTCCTTTGGTATAAAAGGCCTGCAGAACCGGCTCAGAGAACAGCTTTCCATTGCTTCCGAACTTAAATCATGGATTGAACAATCGCCTGAATTCGAAATCCTTGCCCCGGTACACTTTAACCTGGTGTGCTTCAGGTTTCATCCTGCAGGAATCGATGGCCTGGATGAGCTTAACCGGATCAATGAAAAACTAATGCTTGAAGTGAACAAAACCGGCAAAATGTACATTACCCATACCAAATTAAATGGAATTTTTACATTGAGAATGATAACCGCCCAGACGAATGTTCAGCACCATCATGTTAAAAATGGCTGGGATTTGATTGTTGAGAAATCAAAATCCGTTCTTAATTAA
- a CDS encoding RNase adapter RapZ, translated as MASILQLLENLYTKWSQHKPVSIVPLPASGSYRTYYRITSEIGSVLGVHNADKRENEAFVYLSNHLKAKGNRVPNVLITDLDHHVYIEEDLGNDTLFDYLARLRNKSCTVEDILKVYRNVIDAMPGLQVRSIEDLDFSQCYPRAEFDVQSMMWDMNYFKYCLLKPLKIEFFEQDLEDDFLTIVKWLIEADRESFMFRDFQSRNIMLVNGNPWFIDYQGGRRGPLQYDLASLLFEAKTHLSEDIRKQLLEYYLDVFSKTFPWFNRDTFVRYYYGFVYLRLMQAMGAYGFRGYIEHKPLFLQSLPYAIKTLRWLIENEPLPLHLTSLPHVFDKLMNLPQVKSYEVRPDEFTITINSFSYKNGIPEDLSGNGGGFVFDCRSLENPGRYQEYKTFSGKDQPVIDFLQNRPETVEFLSHASSMVQNAASNYLHRGFSHLMVSFGCTGGQHRSVYFAEKMASWLRENVKANVVVVHHELAKKISGA; from the coding sequence ATGGCATCAATTCTTCAGCTGTTAGAAAACCTTTACACTAAATGGAGCCAGCACAAGCCGGTTTCCATTGTGCCCCTCCCGGCCTCGGGTTCTTACCGCACCTATTACAGGATAACTTCTGAAATTGGCAGTGTGCTAGGCGTTCATAATGCCGACAAAAGGGAGAACGAAGCATTTGTTTACTTAAGCAACCATTTGAAAGCAAAAGGCAACAGGGTACCCAACGTATTGATTACCGACCTCGATCATCATGTTTATATTGAAGAAGACCTGGGCAACGATACGCTTTTCGATTACCTGGCACGATTGAGAAATAAATCGTGCACCGTTGAGGATATACTTAAGGTATACAGAAATGTGATTGACGCAATGCCCGGTTTGCAGGTACGCTCAATTGAAGACCTTGATTTTTCACAATGTTACCCTCGTGCTGAGTTTGATGTTCAGAGCATGATGTGGGACATGAACTATTTCAAATACTGCCTGCTGAAACCATTGAAAATTGAGTTTTTTGAGCAGGACCTCGAAGATGACTTTCTGACAATCGTAAAATGGCTTATTGAAGCCGACAGGGAATCATTTATGTTCCGCGATTTTCAGTCACGGAACATCATGCTTGTGAATGGCAATCCATGGTTCATCGATTACCAGGGAGGCCGGCGGGGACCGCTTCAGTACGATCTTGCCTCTTTGTTGTTCGAAGCCAAGACTCACCTTTCGGAGGATATCAGGAAACAGCTTCTTGAATATTACCTTGATGTTTTCAGCAAAACTTTTCCATGGTTTAACCGGGATACTTTTGTCAGGTATTATTATGGTTTTGTTTACCTGCGTTTAATGCAGGCGATGGGCGCTTACGGTTTCAGGGGATATATAGAACACAAGCCGTTATTTCTTCAAAGCCTTCCTTATGCCATAAAAACTCTCAGGTGGCTCATTGAAAACGAGCCCCTGCCGCTTCACCTCACAAGTCTGCCCCATGTGTTTGACAAGCTCATGAACCTGCCGCAGGTGAAATCATACGAAGTGCGGCCTGACGAATTTACCATTACGATAAACAGTTTTTCATATAAAAACGGCATACCTGAAGACCTGTCGGGTAACGGCGGAGGATTTGTATTCGATTGCAGAAGTCTTGAAAATCCCGGACGGTACCAGGAATACAAGACGTTTTCAGGGAAGGACCAGCCGGTTATCGATTTTCTTCAAAACCGTCCTGAAACTGTCGAGTTTCTTTCGCATGCCTCTTCCATGGTGCAGAATGCAGCAAGTAACTACCTTCATCGGGGATTTTCTCACCTCATGGTCAGTTTCGGATGTACCGGCGGACAGCACCGGTCGGTATATTTTGCCGAAAAAATGGCTTCCTGGCTAAGGGAAAATGTGAAGGCTAATGTAGTCGTTGTTCATCATGAACTGGCAAAAAAAATATCCGGAGCATGA
- a CDS encoding DUF349 domain-containing protein codes for MSDLNSSVHDEQVGNTGGATDNTDPVTPAASEDAVAKASVNDLPAHEAEEFEQFFEEVEDDVELTEKATPVEPAEPVEAQPEEAVNLALMSKEELIALLANLLDTKPIETIINDVENIKINYYKKHKAEIERKRKAFVEQGGEIEDFKVEDDPHEAEIKEQLRRYRELKADYNKVQEDHKHKNLEDKYKIIDEIKELVKNKESINRTFQEFRDLQKRWRAIGPVPQQNVKDLWENYHHHVEAFYDYIRINQELRDLDLKKNLESKIHLCEKAEELILETNVVEAFRVLQDLHEQWREIGPVPAEMRVEIWNRFKEATAKINKKHQDHFVDLKTEQKSNLEAKIALCEKAEELANVEINSNKEWTSRSNELIELQKVWKTIGFAPKKDNAKIYKRFREACDAFFNRKREYYGVFKEEQNNNLQLKIDLCIQAEALCESNEWKKTTEELIALQQRWKEIGAVHHKQSEKVWKRFRTACDKFFERKSKHFSEVDNSFGVNLQKKQDLIKEIEAFEIGENAEESLTRLKDFQRQWAEIGFVPLKLKDEIHEKYREAINSKFDALRIDDSHRNMLKFKTKLEEYLDKPNGMQRIRQEREKYITRLKQLESDIVLWENNIGFFARSRNAETMIRDVETKIESSKKNIELLNRKISMIDDLDD; via the coding sequence ATGAGTGACCTTAATAGTTCTGTTCATGATGAACAAGTCGGTAACACCGGTGGTGCTACTGATAATACGGATCCTGTTACCCCTGCTGCGTCTGAAGATGCTGTTGCCAAGGCTTCTGTAAACGATTTGCCTGCTCACGAAGCTGAAGAATTTGAACAGTTTTTCGAGGAGGTTGAGGATGATGTAGAGCTGACAGAGAAGGCTACGCCGGTTGAACCGGCTGAACCGGTTGAAGCACAGCCTGAAGAAGCCGTAAACCTTGCACTTATGAGCAAGGAAGAATTGATTGCGCTGTTAGCCAATCTTCTGGATACAAAGCCTATTGAAACGATCATTAATGATGTGGAAAACATCAAGATCAATTACTACAAAAAACACAAGGCTGAGATTGAAAGAAAAAGAAAGGCATTCGTAGAGCAGGGCGGTGAAATCGAAGATTTTAAAGTTGAAGACGATCCGCATGAAGCGGAAATTAAGGAACAGTTGCGCCGCTACCGTGAACTGAAAGCAGATTATAATAAAGTACAGGAAGATCACAAACATAAAAACCTTGAAGATAAATACAAGATCATTGATGAAATCAAGGAACTTGTTAAAAACAAGGAATCGATAAATCGTACATTCCAGGAATTCCGGGACCTTCAGAAAAGATGGCGCGCTATCGGACCTGTTCCACAGCAGAATGTAAAGGATCTCTGGGAAAATTACCACCACCATGTTGAAGCGTTTTATGATTATATCCGCATAAACCAGGAATTAAGGGACCTTGACCTTAAGAAAAACCTGGAATCGAAGATTCATTTGTGTGAGAAAGCTGAAGAACTGATCCTTGAAACCAACGTAGTTGAGGCTTTCAGGGTTCTCCAGGATTTACACGAACAATGGCGGGAAATTGGTCCTGTGCCTGCTGAAATGCGGGTTGAGATCTGGAACCGGTTTAAGGAAGCCACTGCCAAGATTAACAAGAAACACCAGGATCACTTTGTGGATCTTAAGACCGAGCAGAAATCAAACCTCGAAGCAAAAATTGCCCTCTGTGAAAAAGCTGAGGAACTGGCTAACGTAGAAATCAATTCAAATAAGGAGTGGACCAGTCGTTCGAATGAACTTATCGAACTGCAGAAGGTTTGGAAAACAATTGGTTTTGCTCCGAAAAAAGATAATGCAAAAATATACAAGCGCTTCCGTGAAGCCTGTGATGCTTTTTTTAACCGGAAAAGAGAATATTACGGCGTTTTCAAAGAAGAGCAGAATAATAACCTGCAGTTGAAGATTGACCTGTGCATTCAGGCTGAAGCGCTCTGCGAAAGCAATGAATGGAAGAAAACAACAGAAGAATTGATCGCTCTCCAGCAACGCTGGAAAGAAATTGGTGCCGTTCATCACAAACAGTCGGAAAAAGTCTGGAAACGATTCAGGACTGCCTGCGACAAATTCTTTGAAAGGAAATCAAAACACTTTTCTGAAGTTGACAATTCATTTGGAGTGAACCTGCAGAAAAAACAGGATCTGATTAAAGAAATTGAAGCTTTTGAGATCGGCGAAAATGCTGAGGAATCATTAACCCGCCTGAAGGACTTCCAGCGCCAGTGGGCTGAGATCGGTTTCGTACCCCTCAAACTGAAAGATGAGATCCATGAAAAATACCGCGAGGCCATCAATAGCAAGTTCGACGCCCTCCGTATTGATGACAGCCACCGGAATATGCTGAAATTCAAGACCAAACTTGAAGAGTATCTTGATAAGCCAAATGGAATGCAGCGGATCAGGCAGGAACGTGAGAAATACATTACCCGTCTGAAGCAGCTTGAAAGTGACATTGTTCTTTGGGAAAATAATATTGGTTTCTTTGCCCGGTCACGTAATGCTGAAACCATGATCAGGGATGTTGAAACCAAGATTGAAAGTTCAAAAAAGAATATTGAGCTGCTTAACCGCAAAATCAGTATGATTGATGATCTTGATGATTGA
- a CDS encoding phosphoadenylyl-sulfate reductase, with product MDNRIDAWNERFAKAPAEEVVEFFNSEFGQEICLSSSMGAEDQVLTHMLMKVNPSFRIFTLDTGRLFPETLDLIQKTRDHYNTSIEVFFPDYRMVQQMVREKGINLFYASVEDRKYCCNVRKMEPLKRALSGMKAWMTGIRKDQTINRFNTQVVEWDEANAIVKINPLYRWSEKMVWEYIRSNQIPYNELHDRNFPSIGCQPCTRAVTPGEDTRAGRWWWEDQGHKECGLHIK from the coding sequence ATGGACAACAGAATAGATGCGTGGAACGAGCGTTTTGCAAAAGCGCCCGCCGAAGAAGTGGTTGAATTTTTCAACAGTGAATTCGGACAGGAAATATGCCTGTCTTCAAGTATGGGAGCCGAAGACCAGGTTCTTACCCATATGCTCATGAAGGTTAATCCCTCTTTCAGAATTTTTACACTCGATACAGGACGCCTTTTCCCGGAAACCCTGGATCTTATCCAAAAAACAAGAGACCATTATAATACATCAATAGAAGTATTTTTCCCCGATTACCGGATGGTTCAGCAAATGGTTCGTGAAAAGGGAATAAACCTTTTTTACGCCAGCGTGGAAGACAGAAAATATTGCTGCAACGTCAGAAAAATGGAGCCCCTTAAAAGAGCCCTTTCAGGAATGAAAGCCTGGATGACGGGTATCCGGAAAGATCAGACAATCAACCGGTTTAATACACAGGTTGTGGAATGGGATGAAGCAAACGCTATCGTAAAAATCAATCCCCTGTATCGCTGGTCAGAAAAAATGGTTTGGGAATACATCCGCTCAAACCAAATTCCTTATAATGAACTGCATGACAGGAACTTCCCCAGTATAGGCTGTCAACCCTGCACCAGGGCTGTCACCCCCGGAGAAGACACACGTGCCGGTCGCTGGTGGTGGGAAGACCAGGGACATAAAGAATGCGGTTTGCACATCAAATAG
- a CDS encoding nucleotidyltransferase family protein → MKAMILAAGKGTRMMPLTLDTPKPLIEIQGISLLEHTIRYLKYYGVTEIIINIHHLPDQIIDFVNRNNSFGIHIEFSDESGELLDTGGGLYKAGWFFDDCEPFILTSSDVITTLNLHQMMQEFKDADPLVLLAVKHRNSTRDFIFDSEYNLIGWHNNKTGENRLIRQENEFTRAAFSTIHVIHPRIIDLITERNRFSIIDLYLRLALEHKVKGFLHDDSEWFECGRFESLDMLNRSDEIKRIIKKYE, encoded by the coding sequence ATGAAAGCAATGATCCTGGCGGCCGGTAAAGGAACACGCATGATGCCTCTTACGCTTGACACTCCGAAACCGCTGATAGAAATACAGGGAATATCGCTCCTGGAACATACAATCCGGTATCTTAAGTACTACGGTGTGACCGAGATAATAATCAACATCCATCACCTGCCTGATCAGATTATTGATTTTGTCAACCGAAATAATTCATTCGGAATTCATATTGAATTTTCAGATGAATCCGGGGAACTTCTTGATACTGGCGGAGGACTCTATAAGGCAGGATGGTTTTTTGATGATTGCGAACCCTTCATCCTGACCTCATCGGATGTGATTACGACCCTGAATCTTCATCAAATGATGCAGGAATTTAAAGATGCCGATCCGCTGGTACTCCTTGCAGTGAAGCACCGGAATTCAACAAGGGATTTTATTTTTGACTCAGAGTATAACCTGATTGGCTGGCATAACAATAAAACCGGTGAAAACCGGCTCATCCGCCAGGAAAATGAATTTACAAGAGCTGCTTTCAGTACAATCCATGTTATCCACCCCCGGATTATCGATTTGATCACCGAAAGAAACAGGTTTTCGATAATTGACCTTTACCTTCGGCTGGCCCTTGAGCATAAAGTAAAGGGATTCCTTCACGATGATTCTGAATGGTTTGAATGCGGCCGGTTTGAGAGTCTGGATATGCTTAACCGTTCGGATGAAATCAAGCGGATAATTAAAAAATATGAGTAA
- a CDS encoding CTP synthase, producing MIPTKYIFVTGGVASSLGKGIISASLAKLLQSRGYVVTIQKLDPYINVDPGTLNPYEHGECFVTEDGAETDLDLGHYERFLGVPTSQANNVTTGRIYQTVINKERRGDYLGKTVQVIPHITDEIKRRIKLVSSRNKLDFVITEIGGTVGDIESLPYVEAVRQLKWEMGDQNVLNIHLTLVPYLPSSGELKTKPTQHSVKMLLETGVQPNILVLRTSHELGPDLRKKVALFCNVDSDSVIQSIDVSTIYEVPIKMQEERLDVTVLRKLGMDYSGTADLTTWNKFLKRLQNPKFQSRIALVGKYVELPDAYISINESFKHAGAMNNCRVDVEYIHSERIDESNYTEILKGYAGILVAPGFGDRGIDGKILAARYARENNIPFLGICLGLQCAVVEFARNVLGMTGAHSTEMVSKTPYPVIDLMEEQKGVTEKGGTMRLGAYPCVVKPGTRTFDAYGVEEVSERHRHRYEFNNKYLDAYENAGMIATGINPETSLVEIMEIRDHKWFVGVQFHPEYSSTVLRPHPLFVSFVKATIC from the coding sequence TTGATTCCAACCAAGTATATATTTGTCACGGGCGGTGTTGCTTCTTCATTGGGAAAAGGTATTATCTCCGCCTCGCTTGCTAAATTATTGCAGTCAAGGGGATACGTTGTCACCATTCAAAAGCTTGATCCTTATATCAATGTGGATCCGGGGACACTGAATCCCTATGAACACGGTGAATGCTTCGTTACTGAAGACGGCGCAGAAACCGATCTTGACCTGGGTCATTACGAGAGGTTCCTGGGAGTGCCTACTTCACAGGCTAACAACGTTACTACAGGCCGCATTTACCAGACTGTTATAAACAAAGAACGCCGCGGCGATTACCTGGGCAAAACTGTGCAGGTAATCCCCCATATCACCGACGAAATAAAGAGGCGCATTAAACTGGTGAGCAGCCGGAATAAGCTCGATTTTGTAATTACCGAAATCGGAGGTACGGTCGGCGATATTGAATCACTACCCTATGTGGAAGCGGTAAGGCAGTTGAAATGGGAAATGGGAGATCAGAATGTACTGAACATTCACCTTACGCTGGTTCCTTACCTGCCTTCTTCGGGCGAATTAAAGACCAAACCTACCCAGCATTCAGTCAAGATGCTTTTGGAGACAGGAGTTCAACCGAATATTCTTGTTCTCAGAACCTCACACGAGCTTGGACCTGATCTCAGAAAGAAAGTGGCATTGTTCTGCAATGTCGATTCCGATTCGGTCATTCAATCCATCGACGTAAGTACTATTTATGAAGTGCCCATTAAAATGCAGGAAGAAAGGCTCGATGTGACCGTTCTCCGTAAGTTGGGCATGGATTATTCAGGAACTGCCGATCTGACCACATGGAATAAGTTCCTGAAAAGGCTTCAGAATCCAAAATTCCAATCAAGAATTGCTCTTGTAGGAAAATATGTTGAATTACCCGATGCCTATATTTCTATAAACGAATCGTTCAAACACGCCGGTGCAATGAATAACTGCCGGGTGGACGTGGAATATATACATTCTGAACGCATTGACGAAAGCAATTATACCGAAATTCTGAAAGGATATGCCGGCATATTGGTGGCTCCGGGCTTTGGTGACAGGGGTATCGACGGTAAAATACTGGCTGCAAGGTATGCCAGGGAGAATAATATTCCGTTCCTTGGAATATGTCTCGGACTGCAGTGTGCGGTTGTTGAATTTGCAAGGAACGTGCTTGGCATGACAGGTGCCCATTCTACCGAAATGGTTTCAAAAACTCCCTACCCTGTAATCGACCTTATGGAAGAACAGAAAGGTGTTACCGAGAAGGGCGGTACCATGAGGCTTGGTGCTTATCCTTGTGTTGTAAAACCCGGTACACGCACTTTTGATGCATACGGTGTTGAAGAGGTGAGTGAAAGGCACAGGCATCGTTATGAATTTAACAACAAGTACCTGGATGCTTATGAAAATGCCGGAATGATAGCAACCGGTATAAATCCTGAGACTTCTCTTGTGGAAATCATGGAAATCAGGGACCATAAGTGGTTTGTGGGCGTTCAGTTTCATCCCGAATACAGCAGCACCGTTCTCAGGCCTCATCCACTGTTTGTAAGTTTTGTAAAAGCCACTATCTGCTGA
- a CDS encoding STAS/SEC14 domain-containing protein codes for MEQRARFIEHKGKQIYYVDYSNLKNNDEFLSVIAQTNAYREKIKAQGRKDLLMLVDISGSFVYGEVLESIKRSGKITKELTAREAVVGITGSKRILLKIVQTVTNMNFRTFDTVDEAKDWLVS; via the coding sequence ATGGAGCAGAGAGCAAGATTTATTGAGCACAAAGGAAAGCAAATCTATTATGTAGATTATTCAAATCTCAAGAATAACGATGAGTTTCTTTCGGTTATCGCACAAACCAATGCATACAGGGAAAAAATAAAAGCACAGGGAAGAAAGGATCTTCTTATGCTTGTTGACATAAGCGGGAGCTTTGTTTACGGTGAGGTACTGGAATCCATCAAGCGTTCTGGAAAAATCACCAAGGAACTGACAGCCCGTGAAGCGGTAGTTGGAATAACCGGCAGCAAAAGAATCCTTCTTAAAATAGTTCAGACCGTAACCAATATGAATTTCAGGACCTTTGACACGGTTGATGAGGCAAAGGACTGGCTGGTGTCATAA
- a CDS encoding Gfo/Idh/MocA family oxidoreductase, translated as MNKLRFAVFGCGFWSKFQVGAWTEIEGVELVALYNRTLSKAKALAEMFHVPAVYDDAEELLKNEKLDFVEIITDVDTHELFTTLAVKHNIKNIICQKPMAPSFEAANRMVTLCRNAGVNLYIHENYRWQAPVRRFNEIIKSGVIGTPFKARVSFLSGYPVFDNQPFLAELDKFILTDMGSHILDVTRYLFGEVKSLWCQTLSINPGIKGEDLATVMMEMKNGMPVYTEMSYASIVEHDSFSTVHILVEGDKGSVFLGPGFEIKITTRQGTVSEIVRFPSYSWADPDYIVNHESGIPLSRNILADMLKKGKAENTGTDNFETVKLVWACYESAATGKIIVLENFAK; from the coding sequence TCTGGTCGAAATTCCAGGTTGGCGCATGGACGGAAATTGAAGGGGTCGAACTCGTTGCCCTTTATAACCGTACCCTTTCAAAAGCCAAAGCCCTTGCTGAAATGTTTCATGTACCTGCAGTATATGACGATGCAGAAGAATTACTGAAGAATGAAAAACTTGATTTTGTAGAAATCATTACAGATGTTGATACCCATGAACTTTTTACAACGCTGGCGGTAAAACATAACATAAAAAACATTATCTGCCAGAAACCGATGGCCCCTTCCTTTGAGGCAGCCAACCGGATGGTTACTCTCTGCCGGAACGCCGGAGTCAACCTGTACATTCATGAGAATTACCGCTGGCAGGCGCCAGTCAGAAGGTTTAATGAAATCATCAAATCGGGCGTTATCGGGACTCCTTTCAAGGCAAGGGTTTCGTTCCTATCGGGTTATCCGGTGTTCGACAATCAGCCTTTCCTGGCTGAACTGGATAAATTCATCCTTACCGATATGGGATCCCATATTCTTGATGTAACCCGCTATTTATTCGGTGAGGTAAAATCGCTTTGGTGCCAGACCCTAAGCATAAACCCGGGTATCAAAGGGGAAGACCTGGCAACGGTGATGATGGAAATGAAGAACGGCATGCCGGTTTATACTGAAATGTCGTATGCATCTATTGTTGAGCATGATTCATTTTCAACCGTACATATTTTAGTTGAAGGTGATAAAGGCTCAGTATTTTTGGGGCCGGGTTTTGAAATAAAAATAACTACACGACAGGGAACCGTTTCTGAAATAGTAAGATTTCCTTCCTATTCATGGGCCGATCCCGATTATATCGTCAATCATGAAAGCGGGATACCGCTGTCACGGAACATTCTGGCTGATATGCTCAAAAAAGGGAAGGCTGAAAATACCGGTACAGATAATTTTGAAACGGTAAAGCTGGTATGGGCTTGCTATGAATCAGCCGCAACAGGGAAAATTATAGTATTGGAAAATTTTGCTAAATGA